The following coding sequences are from one Deinococcus aerius window:
- a CDS encoding phage protein Gp27 family protein: protein MDYDISALLRPKCKVCSSSIRQGIDLRLMGKEVDEESGERLSYEEIIDWAAAHGLQISKAGLSRHKGDHLMPDVLGAIEAQRQVEAIAQATGQVLGMETAFLNMLVNKAIRALDGANLDLTQKGAIGGVVRAIETLLKVKKTEVAFSREKVKEAGKKLASTGRNAGISEETLQVILRDVYGLIDEEPPADDPEPAPTA, encoded by the coding sequence GTGGATTACGACATCAGCGCCCTGCTGCGCCCGAAGTGCAAGGTGTGCAGCTCCTCCATCCGGCAGGGCATCGACCTCCGGCTGATGGGGAAAGAGGTGGATGAGGAGTCGGGCGAGCGCCTCAGCTATGAGGAGATCATCGACTGGGCCGCCGCGCACGGCCTCCAGATCAGCAAGGCGGGGTTGTCCCGCCACAAGGGTGACCACCTCATGCCCGACGTGCTCGGGGCCATTGAGGCGCAGCGCCAGGTCGAGGCCATCGCGCAGGCGACCGGCCAGGTGCTCGGCATGGAGACGGCCTTCCTCAACATGCTGGTGAACAAGGCGATCCGGGCGCTTGACGGGGCGAACCTCGACCTCACGCAGAAGGGGGCCATCGGCGGCGTCGTGCGGGCCATTGAGACGCTGCTGAAGGTGAAGAAGACTGAGGTGGCCTTCAGCCGCGAGAAGGTCAAGGAAGCGGGCAAGAAGCTCGCCAGCACGGGCCGCAACGCGGGCATCAGTGAGGAAACCCTCCAGGTCATCCTCCGCGACGTGTACGGCCTGATCGATGAGGAGCCCCCGGCGGATGACCCTGAACCTGCCCCAACCGCCTGA
- a CDS encoding terminase large subunit domain-containing protein, with translation MTLNLPQPPETAQAKALKRKGILMPYQKRWVNDSSRFKIGMWSRQTGKSFASTLEYSIMSVRQKDKFIYMSSGERQARELRDKAKMHLTALRLAAQDIEEREDIWQSPDSGEEYKLLEISLPNGSQHLFIPANPDTARGFSGHVFLDEFDILLKNREIWTSLFPIITRFKRYRLRVMSTPKLQGQFRDLWDRAYDDVNGLALPGEWSAHKVNILDAVGEGLDVDPEQLRRSINNELAWEQEFMLKWVDEDTVFLPYQLIASCVQAGATVEFPGNLANLTGEVYIGVDIAWERHLFVVYVVERVAGRTWTRAIIRLKKPSVAEARGLVFGLIPLARRVCIDATGPGEQMGKEAREAFGSKVEAIKFNGAVKEDLAVTLKRAFEDRSVAIPDDEDLREALHAVRMQRTASNHMRYDAAATDKGHADEFWALALALHAQSVTPTGGIITL, from the coding sequence ATGACCCTGAACCTGCCCCAACCGCCTGAGACGGCGCAAGCGAAGGCCCTGAAGCGCAAGGGCATCCTCATGCCGTATCAGAAGCGGTGGGTGAACGACAGCAGCCGCTTCAAGATCGGCATGTGGAGCCGCCAGACGGGCAAGAGCTTTGCCAGCACGCTCGAATACTCGATCATGTCCGTGCGCCAAAAGGACAAGTTCATATACATGTCCAGCGGTGAGCGGCAGGCACGGGAGCTGCGGGACAAGGCGAAGATGCACCTTACGGCGCTGCGGCTGGCCGCGCAGGACATTGAGGAGCGCGAGGACATCTGGCAGTCCCCGGACAGCGGCGAGGAATACAAGCTGCTGGAGATCAGCCTGCCCAACGGGAGCCAACACCTGTTCATCCCGGCCAACCCGGACACCGCCCGCGGCTTCTCCGGGCACGTCTTCCTGGACGAGTTCGACATCCTGCTCAAGAACCGGGAAATCTGGACCTCGCTTTTCCCGATCATCACCCGCTTCAAGCGTTACCGCCTGCGGGTGATGAGCACACCCAAGCTCCAGGGCCAGTTCCGCGACCTGTGGGACCGGGCCTACGACGACGTGAACGGGCTGGCCCTACCCGGGGAGTGGTCCGCCCACAAGGTCAACATCCTCGACGCGGTGGGCGAGGGGCTGGATGTGGACCCCGAGCAGCTCCGGCGCAGCATCAACAATGAGCTGGCCTGGGAGCAGGAGTTCATGCTCAAGTGGGTGGACGAGGACACCGTCTTCCTGCCCTACCAGCTCATCGCCTCCTGCGTGCAGGCCGGGGCGACGGTCGAGTTCCCCGGCAACCTCGCCAATCTCACGGGCGAGGTGTACATCGGGGTGGACATCGCGTGGGAGCGGCACCTCTTCGTGGTCTACGTGGTCGAGCGTGTGGCGGGCCGGACCTGGACGCGGGCGATCATCCGCCTGAAGAAGCCCAGCGTGGCGGAGGCCCGCGGCCTGGTGTTCGGCCTGATCCCGCTCGCCCGCCGCGTGTGCATCGACGCGACCGGCCCGGGCGAGCAGATGGGCAAGGAGGCCCGCGAGGCGTTCGGCAGCAAGGTGGAGGCGATCAAGTTCAACGGGGCCGTGAAGGAAGACCTGGCGGTGACGCTCAAGCGGGCCTTCGAGGACCGCAGCGTCGCCATCCCCGACGACGAGGACCTGCGCGAGGCGCTGCACGCGGTTCGGATGCAGCGCACGGCTTCCAACCACATGCGGTACGACGCGGCGGCCACCGACAAGGGGCACGCGGACGAGTTCTGGGCGCTGGCCCTGGCGCTGCACGCGCAGAGCGTGACGCCGACCGGCGGGATCATCACCCTATGA
- a CDS encoding P22 coat protein - protein 5 domain protein: MAITVSDPTIWSARILGYLTKTFVFGAAFTNRNYEGEIKDAGSTVRILQVGAVSVQDYAGSVSAPETLSDSAITLTIDQQKYFNFIVDDVDARRSVLQLIDEGSKNAAQAISDVRDQYVAGFHSAIDAANTYGSDATPIVIGFDAGQVTPYDAFLELTQKLDEANVPTVNRRVVLPPWFIRGLKAQFGARATSLGDNITENGFAGQVDGVAVYQSNNVANVGGAKFKVMIGIPEITFADAIVKTETLRAQTAFGNIVRGLHVYGAKLTRPKAMALGTFNKGKLSK, encoded by the coding sequence ATGGCGATCACCGTTTCCGACCCCACCATCTGGAGCGCCCGCATCCTGGGCTACCTGACGAAAACCTTCGTGTTCGGCGCCGCCTTCACCAACCGCAACTACGAGGGCGAGATCAAGGACGCGGGGAGCACGGTTCGCATCCTCCAGGTCGGCGCCGTGAGCGTGCAGGATTACGCGGGCAGCGTGAGCGCCCCCGAGACGCTGTCCGACAGCGCGATCACCCTGACGATTGACCAGCAGAAATACTTCAACTTCATCGTGGACGACGTGGACGCCCGCCGCAGCGTGCTGCAACTCATCGACGAGGGCAGCAAGAACGCGGCTCAGGCGATCAGCGACGTGCGGGACCAGTACGTCGCGGGCTTCCACAGCGCCATCGACGCGGCGAACACCTACGGCAGCGACGCCACGCCCATCGTGATCGGCTTCGACGCCGGGCAGGTCACCCCCTACGACGCCTTTCTGGAGCTGACCCAGAAGCTCGACGAGGCGAACGTGCCCACGGTGAACCGCCGGGTCGTGCTGCCGCCCTGGTTTATCCGCGGCCTCAAGGCGCAGTTCGGGGCGCGGGCGACCAGCCTGGGCGACAACATCACCGAGAACGGCTTCGCGGGCCAGGTGGACGGCGTGGCCGTCTACCAGTCCAACAACGTCGCCAACGTCGGCGGGGCGAAGTTCAAGGTGATGATCGGCATCCCGGAGATCACCTTCGCGGACGCCATCGTGAAGACCGAGACGCTGCGGGCACAGACCGCCTTCGGCAACATCGTGCGCGGCCTGCACGTGTACGGCGCGAAGCTCACCCGGCCCAAGGCGATGGCCCTCGGGACCTTCAACAAGGGCAAGCTCAGCAAGTAA
- a CDS encoding minor capsid protein produces MSDRVIERILRDLEKRGNVLEAQAIRAVVRLYGSLDLAGLIALLRAATEEDSPLARARYMDRLMEAWDVAAGILGEAPDDLAQAVRGAVQSGITGTAEMFAASQVVTDAFTVPATLQLRYMQHAEARMREFWGGEPPQLRKEVQAAIRDGLERGQGIDQITRRIRDRASVSRSRATLIARNEVGNAAGFAMRESQKEAGCTHYIWRSASDDRVRPEHKARNGKVFAWNKPPADGHPGEPINCRCVALALPPGQTTA; encoded by the coding sequence ATGAGCGACCGGGTGATCGAGCGCATCCTGCGGGACCTGGAGAAACGTGGGAACGTGCTGGAGGCGCAGGCCATCCGGGCGGTCGTGCGGCTGTACGGCAGCCTCGACCTCGCGGGGCTGATCGCCCTGCTGCGGGCGGCCACCGAGGAGGACAGCCCGCTCGCCCGTGCGCGGTACATGGACCGGCTGATGGAGGCGTGGGACGTGGCCGCCGGGATTCTCGGGGAGGCCCCGGACGACCTGGCGCAGGCGGTGCGCGGTGCGGTGCAGAGCGGGATCACCGGCACGGCCGAGATGTTCGCGGCCTCGCAGGTCGTCACGGACGCCTTCACGGTCCCGGCCACGCTGCAACTCCGGTACATGCAGCACGCCGAGGCACGGATGCGGGAGTTCTGGGGGGGCGAGCCGCCTCAACTGCGGAAGGAGGTGCAGGCGGCGATCCGCGACGGGCTGGAACGCGGGCAGGGGATCGACCAGATTACCCGGCGTATCCGGGACCGCGCCAGCGTCAGCCGCTCGCGGGCCACGCTGATCGCCCGGAACGAGGTGGGCAACGCCGCGGGCTTCGCCATGCGCGAGAGTCAGAAGGAGGCGGGCTGCACCCACTACATCTGGCGCAGCGCCTCGGACGACCGAGTGAGGCCCGAGCACAAGGCGCGGAACGGGAAGGTGTTCGCCTGGAACAAGCCGCCTGCGGACGGCCACCCGGGGGAGCCCATCAACTGCCGGTGCGTGGCCTTGGCGCTCCCGCCCGGGCAGACCACAGCCTGA